A section of the Mangifera indica cultivar Alphonso chromosome 12, CATAS_Mindica_2.1, whole genome shotgun sequence genome encodes:
- the LOC123192632 gene encoding major pollen allergen Ole e 10-like codes for MAMASTTNVFLVSILLLNLLISTTSQEEKFCVPKPDTNDQALQANIDYACGSAGVDCKPIQPGGDCFEPNDLKAHAAFAMHAYYNANGRNDHNCDFAQTGTFTNQNPSTDKCVFQ; via the exons ATGGCGATGGCAAGCACCACCAATGTCTTTCTTGTCAGCATCTTGCTCCTCAATCTGTTGATCTCCACCACATCTCAGGAGGAGAAGTTTTGTGTGCCAAAACCAGACACTAATGATCAAGCCTTGCAAGCAAACATTGACTATGCTTGCGGCAGCGCTGGCGTGGATTGCAAGCCCATTCAACCTGGTGGAGATTGCTTTGAACCCAACGATTTGAAAGCTCACGCAGCTTTTGCCATGCATGCTTACTACAACGCCAATGGCCGCAATGACCACAACTGCGATTTCGCTCAAACTGGAACCTTCACCAATCAGAATCCAA GCACCGACAAGTGCGTCTTTCAGTGA
- the LOC123192631 gene encoding glucan endo-1,3-beta-glucosidase codes for MSKTSSTALLLLTSFIVQLAATTSAIGVNYGTLGNNLPPPAEVANFLATKTYIDRIKIFDTNPEILRAFANTNISVTVTAGNGDIPSLTKLDFARQWVAANIAPYYPQTKIIHVAVGNEILQSAVKEWIYNLLLAMKTLNQALVDAGFKDIKVSTPHTLGFLQTSEPPSEGRFRVGYDKQIIAPMLQFLRETKSAFMINPYPYFSYSSRMENYAVFKANQGIYDKNTRITYFNMFDAQMDAVYSAMKRLGYGDVPIVVAETGWPSAGDQDQPACTLENARSFNWHLVRHVKARRGTPLMPNRRFEAYIFGLFNENLKPGPTAERNFGLFYPDFTPVYDAGIMKVAPTPPGKKFCVAKAEADDEALQANIDYVCSKGIDCKPIQAGGACFDPNTVRSHAAFVMNSYYSFHGRQDFNCDFGSTGVITTQNPSYGNCFY; via the exons ATGTCTAAAACTTCTTCCACGGCTCTTCTCCTCCTTACCAGCTTCATCGTCCAGCTCGCGGCTACCACCAGCGCCATCGGTGTGAACTATGGCACCTTGGGAAACAACCTCCCGCCGCCTGCTGAGGTGGCTAACTTTCTAGCGACAAAAACATATATTGATCGCATTAAAATCTTTGATACAAATCCTGAAATTCTTCGCGCCTTTGCCAACACTAACATTTCTGTGACGGTAACCGCCGGCAACGGTGATATTCCTTCTCTCACTAAGCTCGATTTTGCTCGCCAGTGGGTTGCCGCAAACATAGCTCCTTATTATCCACAAACAAAGATCATTCATGTTGCTGTTGGCAATGAAATCCTACAAAGTGCTGTTAAGGAATGGATTTATAATCTTCTTCTCGCCATGAAAACTCTTAACCAGGCTTTGGTTGATGCTGGGTTTAAAGATATCAAG GTTTCTACGCCGCATACTCTAGGCTTTCTCCAGACGTCAGAGCCACCAAGTGAAGGGCGGTTCAGAGTTGGCTATGACAAACAAATAATAGCCCCAATGCTTCAGTTCTTACGCGAAACCAAGTCAGCTTTTATGATTAACCCATATCCTTATTTCAGCTACTCATCAAGGATGGAAAACTATGCGGTATTCAAAGCCAACCAAGGAATATATGACAAGAACACTCGCATCACATATTTTAACATGTTTGATGCCCAAATGGACGCTGTATATTCCGCCATGAAAAGGCTTGGTTACGGTGATGTGCCTATTGTGGTGGCTGAGACCGGTTGGCCGTCGGCTGGCGACCAAGATCAGCCGGCTTGTACATTGGAAAATGCACGCTCATTTAATTGGCACTTAGTTAGGCATGTTAAGGCCAGAAGAGGAACACCTTTGATGCCCAACCGCCGTTTCGAGGCTTATATTTTCGGGTTGTTTAATGAGAATCTTAAGCCCGGACCAACTGCTGAGAGGAACTTTGGTTTGTTTTATCCAGATTTTACCCCAGTTTATGATGCTGGTATTATGAAG GTTGCTCCAACACCACCAGGCAAGAAATTCTGTGTAGCAAAAGCAGAAGCCGATGATGAAGCGTTGCAAGCAAACATTGACTATGTGTGTAGCAAGGGCATCGATTGCAAGCCTATTCAAGCTGGCGGAGCTTGCTTTGATCCCAACACAGTACGTTCTCACGCAGCCTTCGTCATGAATTCTTACTACAGTTTTCATGGCCGCCAAGATTTCAACTGCGATTTTGGTAGCACTGGTGTCATCACAACCCAAAATCCCA GCTATGGCAACTGTTTCTACTAG